The Breoghania sp. genome has a segment encoding these proteins:
- the rplE gene encoding 50S ribosomal protein L5 translates to MADTKYEPRLKKHYLEVVRPKLQEQFSYTNPMMIPSIEKIVINMGVGEAVADSKKAQIAANDLAKIAGQKPVVTHARKSIATFKVREGMPLGAKVTLRRAQMYEFLDRLVTVALPRVRDFRGLSPKSFDGRGNYAMGIKEHIVFPEINYDEVDQIWGMDVVVCTTAKTDDEARELLRAFNFPFRQ, encoded by the coding sequence ATGGCTGACACCAAGTACGAGCCCCGGCTCAAAAAGCACTATCTGGAAGTCGTTCGGCCGAAGCTGCAGGAGCAGTTCAGCTACACGAACCCGATGATGATCCCGTCGATCGAAAAGATCGTGATCAACATGGGTGTTGGTGAAGCGGTCGCCGACAGCAAGAAGGCGCAGATCGCTGCTAACGACCTGGCGAAGATCGCCGGTCAGAAGCCCGTGGTCACCCATGCGCGCAAGTCCATCGCGACCTTCAAGGTTCGTGAGGGCATGCCGCTCGGTGCGAAGGTCACCCTTCGTCGCGCCCAGATGTACGAATTCCTGGATCGCCTGGTCACCGTCGCGCTTCCGCGCGTTCGTGACTTCCGCGGCCTCAGCCCGAAGAGCTTCGACGGGCGCGGCAACTACGCGATGGGCATCAAGGAGCACATCGTTTTCCCGGAAATCAACTACGATGAAGTTGATCAGATCTGGGGCATGGATGTGGTCGTGTGCACCACGGCGAAGACGGATGATGAAGCGCGCGAACTGCTGCGTGCCTTCAACTTCCCGTTCCGCCAGTAG
- the rpsN gene encoding 30S ribosomal protein S14 — protein MAKKSAIEKNNRRAKLVKKFAGKRARLKAIAKDESLPLEERFAARLKLAELPRNSAKVRLRNRCEVTGRPRGVYRKLKMSRIALRELGSQGRIPGLVKSSW, from the coding sequence ATGGCCAAAAAGAGCGCGATCGAGAAGAACAATCGGCGGGCGAAGCTGGTGAAGAAATTCGCCGGCAAGCGTGCACGGCTCAAGGCAATTGCCAAGGACGAGTCGCTGCCGCTGGAAGAGCGGTTCGCCGCTCGACTGAAGCTGGCTGAGCTGCCCCGCAACTCCGCCAAGGTGCGGCTTCGCAACCGTTGCGAAGTTACCGGGCGTCCGCGCGGTGTGTACCGGAAACTGAAGATGTCGCGTATCGCACTGCGCGAACTGGGCTCCCAGGGACGTATCCCGGGCCTGGTCAAGTCGAGCTGGTAA